One window from the genome of Pararhizobium gei encodes:
- a CDS encoding DUF805 domain-containing protein has product MREGRSTTMTWLLFSPSGRLGRMPYFLGWLFWVAVGGMLLAQMFASEGDDVQLGLWTLALVVSGLVSTLSIIMLTIKRLHDIGYPGPIVVCLFIPVMSPVVFIALCLWPGQSAPNSYGS; this is encoded by the coding sequence ATGCGCGAGGGGCGATCGACAACCATGACCTGGCTGTTGTTCAGCCCCTCTGGCCGTCTCGGCCGCATGCCCTATTTTCTCGGATGGCTGTTCTGGGTTGCCGTCGGCGGCATGCTTTTGGCCCAGATGTTCGCCAGCGAGGGCGACGACGTCCAACTGGGGCTATGGACGCTGGCTCTCGTCGTCAGCGGCCTCGTTTCCACGCTATCGATCATCATGCTGACGATCAAACGCCTGCACGATATCGGCTATCCCGGACCAATCGTCGTCTGTCTGTTCATACCGGTCATGAGCCCGGTCGTCTTTATCGCGCTGTGCCTGTGGCCGGGTCAGTCCGCACCCAATTCCTACGGATCTTAA
- a CDS encoding aldo/keto reductase: MRYNQLGNTGLFVSEICLGTMTFGAAGEGTWGTIADVDQDAADKIVETSLAAGVNFIDTANVYSSGESERLLGQALRNLKVKRSDVVIATKVYGQMGSGPNDRGASRGHIMDSVEASLERLQTDHIDLYQIHGADTVTPIDETLRALDDLVSRGLVRYVGVSNWQAWKIAKALGVSEHKGYARFESLQAYYSIAGRDLERDIVPLLAEEKMGLMVWSPLAGGLLSGKYGPGAPGNGEGRRASFDFPPVDKDRAWASVAAMRDVAAKYGASVAEVALAYILSKPFVTSVIIGAKRVEQLEENLKAVKLKLDADDLKTLDAVSALPAEYPGWMLERQSAGRRPQPFEPEA, translated from the coding sequence ATGCGCTATAACCAGCTTGGCAATACCGGCCTGTTCGTTTCCGAAATCTGCCTGGGAACAATGACTTTCGGTGCAGCGGGCGAGGGAACGTGGGGGACGATCGCGGATGTGGATCAGGATGCGGCCGACAAGATCGTTGAAACATCGCTCGCAGCCGGCGTGAATTTCATTGATACCGCCAATGTCTATTCTTCAGGCGAATCAGAGCGTCTGCTGGGGCAGGCGCTGCGCAATCTGAAGGTCAAGCGTAGCGACGTCGTGATCGCCACCAAGGTTTACGGGCAGATGGGCAGCGGGCCGAATGATCGCGGCGCCTCACGCGGGCATATCATGGATTCGGTCGAAGCGAGCCTTGAACGTCTGCAGACCGATCATATCGACCTCTATCAGATTCACGGGGCGGACACCGTCACACCGATCGACGAGACGCTGCGGGCGCTGGACGATCTCGTATCGCGCGGCCTCGTGCGCTATGTCGGTGTCTCCAATTGGCAGGCCTGGAAGATCGCCAAGGCGCTGGGTGTTTCAGAGCACAAGGGATATGCCCGTTTCGAAAGCCTGCAGGCCTATTATTCCATTGCCGGCCGCGATCTCGAACGCGATATTGTTCCGCTGCTTGCCGAGGAGAAAATGGGGCTGATGGTCTGGTCGCCGCTGGCCGGCGGACTTCTGTCGGGCAAGTACGGCCCGGGCGCTCCTGGCAACGGCGAGGGGCGCCGCGCCAGCTTCGACTTCCCCCCTGTCGACAAGGACCGGGCCTGGGCGAGCGTCGCAGCGATGCGCGACGTGGCTGCGAAGTACGGCGCAAGCGTCGCCGAAGTGGCACTCGCTTATATCCTCTCCAAGCCCTTCGTCACCAGTGTGATCATTGGCGCCAAGCGCGTCGAGCAACTGGAGGAAAACCTCAAGGCGGTGAAGCTGAAGCTCGATGCCGATGATCTGAAAACCCTCGATGCGGTCAGCGCCTTGCCCGCAGAATATCCGGGCTGGATGCTCGAGCGGCAGTCCGCCGGGCGTCGTCCGCAGCCGTTCGAGCCCGAAGCTTAA
- a CDS encoding GAF domain-containing sensor histidine kinase, whose amino-acid sequence MIESTSLNDTTLAVDAISQIPAVPTILDVVCKTTGMRFAAVARVTADRWIACNVRDEIAFGLTPGGELKIETTICDEIREHRQPVIIENVSEDLQYAHHHTPRIYGLQSYISMPITLADGRFFGTLCAIDTVPRKLNTPETIGMFTLFANLIAFHLDTHDRMEQERQSRDLREQFIAVLGHDLRNPLASLDAGTRMLQRSVSDDKGKAVLGLMQSSISRMSGLIDNVLDFARGRLGGGIPIEQADRVPLRPIMEQVVAELRMSHPGRRIEADLTQAQVRCDEGRIGQLLSNLLSNALTHGDPEQPIRVWSVIDGKLFKLAVANAGEPIPDGVVKDLFKPFVRASAKANLEGLGLGLYIASEIAKAHRGRLSVVSTVDETCFTFEMPLQ is encoded by the coding sequence ATGATCGAGAGCACGTCCTTGAACGATACCACATTGGCTGTCGATGCCATCTCGCAAATCCCCGCCGTGCCGACAATCCTCGATGTTGTCTGCAAGACCACAGGCATGCGTTTTGCGGCGGTGGCGCGCGTCACGGCCGATCGCTGGATCGCCTGCAATGTGCGCGACGAAATCGCTTTCGGCCTCACTCCCGGCGGCGAACTGAAGATCGAAACGACGATCTGCGACGAGATCCGCGAGCATCGCCAGCCGGTCATTATCGAGAACGTGTCGGAAGACTTGCAGTATGCGCACCATCACACACCGCGGATCTACGGCCTCCAGAGCTATATTTCCATGCCCATTACACTGGCGGACGGGCGCTTTTTCGGAACACTCTGTGCCATCGACACGGTGCCACGGAAACTGAACACGCCGGAAACGATCGGTATGTTCACACTTTTTGCCAACCTGATCGCCTTCCATTTGGATACGCATGACCGCATGGAGCAGGAGCGGCAGAGCCGGGACCTGCGCGAGCAGTTCATTGCCGTGCTCGGCCATGATCTGCGCAATCCACTCGCCTCGCTCGACGCTGGCACGCGCATGCTGCAGCGTTCCGTTTCCGACGACAAGGGCAAGGCTGTGCTCGGATTGATGCAGAGTAGCATTTCCCGCATGTCGGGGCTTATCGACAATGTTCTGGATTTTGCCCGCGGACGGCTTGGCGGCGGCATACCAATCGAACAGGCGGACAGGGTACCGCTGCGGCCGATCATGGAACAGGTCGTCGCCGAACTGCGCATGTCCCATCCGGGACGCCGGATCGAAGCTGACTTGACGCAAGCCCAGGTCCGTTGCGACGAGGGCCGCATCGGTCAGCTCCTGTCCAATCTGTTGTCCAACGCCTTGACGCATGGCGATCCGGAGCAGCCGATCAGGGTCTGGTCGGTGATTGACGGGAAACTCTTCAAGCTCGCTGTCGCCAATGCCGGCGAACCGATACCGGACGGGGTCGTGAAGGACCTGTTCAAGCCTTTCGTGCGCGCGTCCGCCAAAGCGAACCTCGAAGGGCTGGGTCTCGGTCTCTATATCGCTTCCGAAATCGCCAAGGCGCACCGGGGTCGGCTTTCGGTCGTTTCGACGGTTGATGAGACCTGCTTTACCTTCGAAATGCCTCTCCAATAA
- the dapD gene encoding 2,3,4,5-tetrahydropyridine-2,6-dicarboxylate N-succinyltransferase, producing MTTHDLASLSKTIDTAFDNRDTVTITTKGEIRDAVDTALDLLDGGKVRVAERGENGNWTVNQWLKKAVLLSFRLNDMEVVKGGSGQSTWWDKVPSKFEGWGENQFRDAGFRAVPNAIVRRSAYIAPNAILMPSFVNLGAYVGEGTMVDTWATVGSCAQIGKHVHLSGGVGIGGVLEPMQAGPTIIEDNCFIGARSEVVEGCIVREGSVLGMGVFIGKSTKIVDRATGEITYGEVPPYSVVVAGSMPSGNAVMANGQPAPHLYCAVIVKRVDEKTRSKTGINELLRD from the coding sequence ATGACCACCCATGATCTCGCTTCCCTGTCGAAGACCATCGACACCGCTTTCGACAACCGCGATACCGTGACCATCACTACCAAGGGCGAAATCCGCGATGCGGTGGATACCGCGCTCGATCTGCTCGACGGTGGCAAGGTGCGTGTGGCCGAGCGCGGCGAAAACGGCAACTGGACCGTCAATCAGTGGCTGAAGAAAGCCGTTCTCCTCTCCTTCCGCCTCAACGACATGGAGGTGGTCAAGGGTGGCTCGGGCCAATCGACCTGGTGGGACAAGGTGCCCTCGAAATTTGAAGGCTGGGGCGAAAACCAGTTCCGGGACGCCGGCTTTCGCGCTGTACCGAACGCGATCGTCCGCCGCTCGGCCTATATCGCGCCCAACGCCATCCTGATGCCGTCCTTCGTCAATCTCGGCGCCTATGTCGGCGAGGGAACGATGGTCGATACCTGGGCAACCGTTGGCTCCTGCGCACAGATCGGCAAGCATGTCCACCTGTCGGGCGGCGTCGGCATCGGCGGCGTGCTGGAGCCGATGCAGGCCGGCCCGACCATCATCGAGGACAATTGCTTCATCGGTGCCCGTTCCGAAGTGGTCGAGGGCTGCATCGTACGAGAGGGTTCGGTGCTGGGCATGGGGGTCTTCATCGGCAAATCCACAAAGATCGTCGACCGCGCCACCGGCGAGATCACCTATGGCGAGGTGCCGCCCTATTCCGTCGTCGTCGCGGGTTCGATGCCATCGGGCAACGCGGTCATGGCAAACGGCCAGCCGGCGCCGCACCTCTATTGCGCCGTCATCGTCAAGCGTGTCGATGAAAAGACCCGCTCGAAAACAGGGATCAACGAACTCCTGCGGGATTGA